One region of Brachybacterium saurashtrense genomic DNA includes:
- a CDS encoding M20/M25/M40 family metallo-hydrolase codes for MPIAAPTPDELALLQDEAVRFTRELIRIDTSNFGGNDPATWGNGETEAAEHVVALLREVGLEPTVVESAPGRPSVLVTLPGEDRERGGLILHGHLDVVPARAEDWSVDPFAAEIIDGMIYGRGAVDMKDMVGMILAVARHLARSGQRPPRDLMFAFFADEENASVWGAQWLVENRPELFEGMTEAISEVGGYSITLPEQETGKDVRAYLVQTAEKGLAWGRLRAHGRAGHGSVPNDENAIVRLARAITAIDEHEFPQECIASVRALFDGITEITGTGWDESDIERFLPLTGGARQFVTGTLRDSANLTMLESGYKVNVIPQTAEAGFDCRFLPGHQEQVLALLDELAGEHVEVIVDHVGVSVDSPRESPLVDAMADAIGAEDPGARILPYCLSAGTDNKPLSALGIGGYGFAPLQLPPDLDFAPLFHGVDERVPVDAVRFGARVLLRLVASS; via the coding sequence ATGCCGATCGCCGCCCCCACCCCCGATGAGCTCGCCCTGCTGCAGGACGAGGCCGTGCGCTTCACCCGCGAGCTGATCCGGATCGACACCTCGAACTTCGGCGGGAACGATCCCGCCACCTGGGGGAACGGCGAGACAGAGGCGGCGGAGCACGTCGTGGCGCTGCTGCGCGAGGTGGGCCTCGAGCCCACGGTAGTCGAGTCGGCGCCGGGCCGCCCCAGCGTGCTGGTGACCCTCCCCGGCGAGGACCGCGAGCGCGGGGGCCTGATCCTGCACGGCCACCTCGACGTGGTGCCCGCCCGCGCCGAGGACTGGTCCGTCGACCCGTTCGCCGCCGAGATCATCGACGGGATGATCTACGGCCGCGGCGCCGTGGACATGAAGGACATGGTGGGGATGATCCTGGCGGTGGCGCGGCACCTGGCCCGCAGCGGGCAGCGGCCGCCGCGGGATCTGATGTTCGCGTTCTTCGCGGACGAGGAGAACGCCAGCGTGTGGGGCGCCCAGTGGCTGGTGGAGAACCGGCCCGAGCTGTTCGAGGGGATGACCGAGGCGATCAGCGAGGTGGGCGGCTACTCGATCACGCTGCCGGAGCAGGAGACCGGGAAGGACGTGCGCGCCTACCTGGTCCAGACCGCGGAGAAGGGCCTGGCCTGGGGGCGGCTGCGCGCCCACGGCCGCGCCGGCCACGGCTCCGTGCCCAATGACGAGAACGCGATCGTGCGCCTGGCCCGGGCGATCACCGCGATCGACGAGCACGAGTTCCCGCAGGAGTGCATCGCGAGCGTGCGGGCTCTGTTCGACGGCATCACGGAGATCACCGGCACCGGATGGGACGAGAGCGACATCGAGCGCTTCCTGCCGCTGACCGGCGGGGCGCGGCAGTTCGTGACCGGCACGCTGCGCGACTCGGCGAACCTCACGATGCTCGAGAGCGGGTACAAGGTCAACGTCATCCCGCAGACGGCCGAGGCCGGGTTCGACTGCCGGTTCCTGCCCGGCCACCAGGAGCAGGTGCTCGCCCTGCTCGACGAGCTGGCCGGGGAGCACGTGGAGGTGATCGTGGACCACGTGGGCGTCTCGGTGGATTCCCCGCGCGAGTCGCCGCTGGTGGACGCGATGGCGGACGCGATCGGGGCGGAGGATCCGGGCGCCCGGATCCTTCCCTACTGCCTGAGCGCCGGCACGGACAACAAGCCGCTCAGCGCCCTGGGCATCGGCGGCTACGGCTTCGCGCCGCTGCAGCTGCCGCCGGACCTCGACTTCGCCCCGCTGTTCCACGGGGTCGACGAGCGGGTGCCCGTCGACGCCGTGCGGTTCGGCGCCCGGGTGCTGCTGCGCCTGGTGGCGAGCTCCTGA
- a CDS encoding HPr family phosphocarrier protein, whose amino-acid sequence MPARTVEVASASGLHARPAALFSQAASEQSVLVTIETAGAAPVRASSILMLLTLNVDHGDEVTLRAEGEGAEEALDALAALLEKDLDEEFPDR is encoded by the coding sequence ATGCCAGCACGCACCGTGGAGGTCGCGAGCGCGAGCGGTCTCCATGCCCGCCCCGCCGCGCTCTTCTCCCAGGCCGCGAGCGAGCAGTCCGTGCTCGTCACGATCGAGACCGCCGGCGCCGCACCGGTGCGCGCCTCCAGCATCCTCATGCTGCTCACCCTGAACGTGGATCATGGGGACGAGGTGACGCTCCGCGCGGAGGGCGAGGGGGCCGAAGAGGCGCTGGACGCCCTCGCGGCACTGCTGGAGAAGGACCTCGACGAGGAGTTCCCCGACCGCTGA
- a CDS encoding prolyl oligopeptidase family serine peptidase, with amino-acid sequence MIQHITPLRQIARPSADKDLAAAPRPARRPVERTLFGDTAELPYRWMRDARSAEVRAHLVAENAYTDSRTSSLGPLRRALSVALPDAAAALPLSVPVLLDDWWYIDRSDPLDGSTVSRVRDGAGVRGDSGVPRVVPGRPLPGEEILVADCTGVLGVVPSPDHRLLARAEAARGGCRVVVTDAATGEVLDEALHGAGPELVFTADSRFLLHTRLDDLGRPHQVRLHRLGAPASEDVILLEEPDHWAEVTLSRSRDGAAALLSSAGPTRGETWLVDLADPAAPPRTLTGPITGAVPAIEHAGDRLLVLHEDEGTGRAVLGEAPLDSTDVLADLRPLLTAEDGEHLVAVEAFAGAVALELRSGARPAVRVVPRTVGGDLVLDAVQTVGRGGPLDAVTLEPTPDWHAAGIRCRLESLTTPPTLLEHEIATAECLVLGRTDVPGHHPERYVEQRLWATAPDGARIPLSLLARRDVPRDGTAPALLHVRGGFGQSLDPELRPELLGLADRGLVIAVAHVRGGGENGPDWHRQGRRRHRETAVGDLLACADHLVAEGWAAADRLGAAGEGPGALLLGAAANRAPERFRALLAGMPLTDPLETLLDPDVMLTLEEWEEWGDPAADAGTYRSLRACTPAENVHPAPYPAVYAWTALEGAEAPPACAAIWIAQLRHHTTADSAERPILLRVHESLPGAADPRAEGTAWVLDQLGAATLGG; translated from the coding sequence ATGATCCAGCACATCACCCCGCTCAGGCAGATCGCACGTCCTAGCGCCGACAAAGACCTCGCCGCGGCGCCCCGCCCTGCCCGTCGGCCCGTGGAGCGGACCCTCTTCGGGGACACGGCCGAGCTCCCCTACCGCTGGATGCGCGACGCCCGCAGCGCCGAGGTGCGTGCTCATCTCGTGGCCGAGAACGCGTACACGGACTCCCGCACCTCCTCCCTCGGGCCCCTGCGCCGCGCCCTGAGCGTGGCGCTGCCGGACGCCGCCGCGGCGCTGCCGCTCTCCGTCCCGGTGCTGCTGGACGACTGGTGGTACATCGACCGCTCGGATCCGCTCGACGGCAGCACCGTCTCCCGGGTGCGCGACGGCGCCGGCGTCCGCGGCGACTCCGGGGTCCCCCGGGTCGTGCCCGGGCGGCCGCTGCCCGGCGAGGAGATCCTGGTCGCGGACTGCACGGGGGTGCTCGGCGTGGTCCCCTCCCCCGACCACCGCCTGCTGGCCCGCGCGGAGGCCGCCCGGGGCGGGTGCCGGGTGGTCGTCACCGACGCCGCGACGGGCGAGGTGCTCGACGAGGCGCTCCACGGCGCCGGGCCGGAGCTGGTGTTCACCGCGGACTCACGCTTCCTGCTGCACACCCGGCTCGACGATCTGGGCCGCCCGCACCAGGTGCGTCTCCACCGGCTCGGGGCACCGGCGAGCGAGGACGTGATCCTGCTCGAGGAGCCCGACCACTGGGCGGAGGTCACGCTGTCGCGCAGCCGCGACGGCGCGGCCGCGCTGCTGAGCTCCGCCGGCCCGACCCGCGGCGAGACCTGGCTGGTGGACCTCGCCGACCCCGCCGCGCCGCCGCGCACCCTCACCGGTCCCATCACCGGAGCGGTCCCCGCGATCGAGCACGCCGGAGACCGGCTGCTGGTGCTGCACGAGGACGAGGGCACCGGCCGTGCCGTGCTGGGCGAGGCCCCGCTGGACTCCACGGACGTGCTCGCCGACCTCCGCCCCCTGCTCACCGCCGAGGACGGGGAGCACCTCGTCGCCGTGGAGGCGTTCGCGGGCGCCGTCGCGCTGGAGCTCCGCTCCGGCGCCCGGCCCGCGGTGCGGGTGGTGCCGCGCACCGTCGGGGGCGACCTCGTCCTCGACGCGGTGCAGACGGTGGGCCGCGGCGGCCCGCTGGACGCCGTGACCCTCGAGCCGACGCCGGACTGGCACGCCGCGGGGATCCGCTGCCGGCTGGAGAGCCTCACCACGCCGCCCACGCTCCTCGAGCACGAGATCGCCACCGCGGAGTGCCTCGTGCTGGGACGGACCGACGTGCCCGGCCATCACCCCGAGCGGTACGTCGAGCAGCGTCTGTGGGCCACCGCGCCGGACGGCGCACGGATCCCGCTCTCGCTCCTGGCGCGCCGCGACGTGCCGCGGGACGGCACCGCCCCCGCCCTGCTCCACGTGCGCGGCGGCTTCGGGCAGTCGCTGGACCCCGAGCTGCGACCGGAGCTGCTGGGCCTCGCCGACCGCGGCCTGGTGATCGCCGTCGCCCACGTGCGCGGCGGCGGCGAGAACGGGCCCGACTGGCACCGCCAGGGACGGCGCCGGCACCGCGAGACGGCGGTGGGCGACCTCCTGGCCTGCGCGGACCACCTGGTGGCCGAGGGATGGGCTGCCGCCGACCGGCTGGGCGCGGCGGGCGAGGGCCCCGGCGCCCTGCTGCTCGGCGCCGCCGCGAACAGGGCGCCGGAGAGGTTCCGCGCGCTCCTGGCCGGCATGCCGCTGACGGATCCGCTGGAGACCCTCCTCGATCCGGACGTGATGCTCACGCTCGAGGAGTGGGAGGAGTGGGGCGATCCTGCGGCCGATGCGGGGACCTACCGCAGCCTGCGGGCCTGCACCCCGGCCGAGAACGTCCACCCCGCGCCCTACCCGGCGGTGTACGCCTGGACGGCGCTCGAGGGCGCCGAGGCGCCGCCGGCGTGCGCGGCGATCTGGATCGCGCAGCTGCGCCACCACACCACCGCCGACTCCGCCGAGCGCCCGATCCTGCTGCGGGTGCACGAGTCCCTGCCCGGCGCGGCCGATCCTCGCGCCGAGGGCACCGCCTGGGTCCTCGACCAGCTGGGCGCCGCTACGCTCGGGGGATGA
- a CDS encoding SufE family protein, giving the protein MTEQAALPPAFAEIAEDFHALSGRDRLQLLLEFSNSLPALPERYAEHPELLEPVPECQSPIFLITEVEGTGREATAHLFFSAPPEAPTTRGFAAILAEALDGRTVGEVLDTPEAVTGGLGLAEVVSPLRLNGMAGMLARIKRQLAEKAGA; this is encoded by the coding sequence ATGACGGAGCAGGCCGCCCTTCCCCCCGCCTTCGCGGAGATCGCGGAGGACTTCCACGCCCTGTCCGGGCGGGACCGGCTGCAGCTGCTGCTGGAGTTCTCGAACTCCCTGCCCGCCCTGCCGGAGCGCTATGCGGAGCACCCCGAGCTGCTGGAGCCGGTGCCGGAGTGCCAGTCCCCGATCTTCCTCATCACGGAGGTGGAGGGGACGGGCCGGGAGGCGACCGCGCACCTGTTCTTCTCCGCCCCGCCGGAGGCGCCCACCACCCGCGGCTTCGCCGCGATCCTCGCCGAGGCGCTCGACGGCCGCACCGTGGGCGAGGTGCTGGACACCCCGGAGGCGGTCACGGGCGGGCTGGGCCTCGCCGAGGTGGTGAGCCCGCTGCGGCTGAACGGCATGGCGGGGATGCTGGCCCGGATCAAGCGGCAGCTGGCGGAGAAGGCCGGGGCCTGA
- a CDS encoding helix-turn-helix domain-containing protein: MASQDDERFATALRAAIAQSGLSLTAISQRLRARHRPISVATLSNWQSGKSLPGGEQSFGVLAALEELLGHAPDSLAGLVGAPRLRGRAAPTESFVGNRSSKEVFAEALTALGFSSPRQYAHERVHHQLVVVDHRIDVQRFDYRPTVRALESGTCRLPVVYVLGPDEPNVEPRYTALEGCSLGRRVSWPDRRAYGVEVLVDGTLDAGQVAAVAYRVELTARAEDLTAAMYSLPRRANDVLLEVEFRGGRRPVECERYRRTKDGESITPVRLDHRDRLQLSDARFGPGTFGLRWSWEDCDGEGEDDGAEEVLGRDVASAGAGHGE; encoded by the coding sequence ATGGCTTCACAGGACGACGAGCGCTTCGCGACCGCTCTGCGCGCGGCCATCGCGCAGAGCGGGCTGTCGCTGACGGCGATCTCGCAGCGCCTGCGGGCGCGCCATCGACCGATCAGCGTCGCGACGCTCAGCAACTGGCAGTCGGGGAAGAGCCTGCCCGGCGGGGAGCAGTCCTTCGGGGTGCTCGCCGCGCTCGAGGAGCTCCTGGGGCACGCGCCGGACTCGCTGGCGGGTCTCGTCGGGGCACCGAGGCTGCGGGGTCGTGCGGCGCCGACGGAGAGCTTCGTGGGGAACCGCTCCAGCAAAGAGGTGTTCGCGGAGGCGCTCACCGCGCTCGGCTTCTCGAGCCCGCGGCAATACGCGCACGAACGCGTTCACCACCAGCTCGTGGTGGTCGATCATCGCATCGACGTGCAGCGGTTCGACTATCGGCCCACCGTGCGCGCCTTGGAGTCAGGCACCTGCCGTCTGCCGGTGGTGTATGTGCTCGGGCCGGACGAGCCCAACGTCGAGCCGCGCTACACCGCGCTGGAGGGATGCTCGTTGGGGCGGCGTGTGTCCTGGCCCGATCGGCGTGCCTACGGGGTCGAGGTGCTGGTGGACGGGACGTTGGACGCCGGGCAGGTGGCCGCCGTGGCGTACCGGGTGGAGCTGACCGCCCGTGCCGAGGACCTCACCGCAGCGATGTACAGCCTGCCGCGCCGTGCCAACGACGTGCTGCTGGAGGTGGAGTTCCGCGGGGGGAGGAGGCCGGTGGAGTGCGAGCGGTACCGGCGCACCAAGGACGGGGAGTCGATCACCCCGGTGCGCCTGGACCATCGCGACCGGCTCCAGCTCAGCGACGCCCGCTTCGGGCCCGGCACCTTCGGGCTGCGCTGGTCGTGGGAGGACTGCGACGGGGAGGGCGAGGACGACGGGGCCGAGGAGGTCCTCGGCCGGGACGTCGCGAGCGCGGGCGCCGGGCACGGCGAGTGA
- a CDS encoding S9 family peptidase: protein MTSNSLRETTPAAPLPARRPTERTFHGDTVVDPYEWMRDKTDPEVIAHLEAENAYADARTAHLAPLREALVEEFVGHTQETDLSVPVRRGEWWYLTRTTAGDDYPAFTRVADAGAMPQVEPGVMLEGEQMLLDAQAEAAGHEFYSLGGLAPSPDHTLFAVAVDTAGDERFTLRITEIASGEVLDEAVTGAGYGLAFSADQQWLFYARVDDAWRQHQIWRHRIGTSMSEDQLVIEEPDERFMIGFDRSRDGSTLVIQSGSTTTTEAWLLDLAEPTSAPAPAGGRRDGVDYAVEHAGDRLLVVHNDGHRGFALAQAPLDAPSQWEELLIAGEGERLLAVEAFAEVVALELRSGGLASVRLIPRAEDGSLRVERAAVVTHGGELDTVELDANPNWDQRAIRYQLTSMLTPPTVAERDLATGESTILRVTPVPHYDPSLYTERREWARAADGTAIPLSVVARKDVPADGTAPGYLYGYGSYEVSIDPSFVPTRLSLLDRGVVIAIAHVRGGGEMGRDWYEHGKLGEKTNSFSDFVAAAEHLGATGLVDPARLGAEGRSAGGLLMGAVVNLAPERFRAIIAGVPFVDALTTILDPSLPLTVGEWEEWGDPLHDPEVYEYMKGYTPYENVRAVEYPAIFASTSLNDTRVFFVEPAKWVARLRETVTSDQAERPIVFRCEMVAGHGGRSGRYRKWEQRADELAWLLDQLGATALR from the coding sequence ATGACCTCGAACTCCCTGCGCGAGACGACGCCCGCCGCCCCGCTCCCCGCCCGCCGCCCCACGGAGAGGACCTTCCACGGCGACACCGTGGTGGACCCCTACGAGTGGATGCGGGACAAGACCGACCCCGAGGTGATCGCGCACCTCGAGGCGGAGAACGCCTACGCCGACGCCCGCACCGCGCACCTCGCCCCGCTGCGCGAGGCGCTGGTGGAGGAGTTCGTGGGCCACACCCAGGAGACGGACCTCTCCGTGCCGGTGCGCCGCGGGGAGTGGTGGTACCTCACCCGCACCACCGCCGGGGACGACTACCCGGCGTTCACCCGCGTCGCCGATGCCGGCGCGATGCCGCAGGTGGAGCCGGGCGTGATGCTCGAGGGCGAGCAGATGCTGCTGGACGCGCAGGCGGAGGCGGCCGGGCACGAGTTCTACTCCCTGGGCGGCCTCGCCCCCTCCCCGGACCACACGCTGTTCGCCGTCGCCGTGGACACCGCCGGCGACGAGCGGTTCACCCTGCGCATCACCGAGATCGCCTCCGGCGAGGTGCTCGACGAGGCGGTGACCGGCGCCGGCTACGGCCTCGCCTTCTCCGCCGATCAGCAGTGGCTGTTCTACGCCCGGGTGGACGACGCGTGGCGGCAGCACCAGATCTGGCGGCACCGGATCGGCACCTCCATGAGCGAGGACCAGCTCGTGATCGAGGAGCCGGATGAGCGCTTCATGATCGGGTTCGACCGCTCCCGCGACGGCTCCACCCTCGTGATCCAGTCCGGCTCCACCACCACCACGGAGGCGTGGCTGCTGGACCTCGCGGAGCCGACCTCGGCCCCCGCCCCCGCCGGCGGGCGGCGCGACGGGGTGGACTACGCCGTGGAGCATGCCGGGGACCGCCTGCTGGTGGTGCACAACGACGGCCACCGCGGCTTCGCGCTCGCGCAGGCGCCGCTGGACGCGCCCAGTCAGTGGGAGGAGCTGCTGATCGCGGGCGAGGGCGAGCGGCTGCTGGCGGTCGAGGCCTTCGCCGAGGTGGTCGCGCTCGAGCTGCGCAGCGGCGGTCTCGCGAGCGTGCGGCTGATCCCCCGGGCGGAGGACGGCTCGCTGCGCGTGGAGCGTGCCGCGGTCGTCACCCACGGCGGCGAGCTGGACACCGTGGAGCTGGACGCCAACCCGAACTGGGACCAGCGAGCGATCCGGTACCAGCTCACCAGCATGCTCACGCCGCCCACAGTCGCCGAGCGGGATCTCGCCACCGGCGAGAGCACGATCCTGCGCGTCACCCCGGTGCCGCATTACGACCCCTCGCTGTACACGGAGCGGCGCGAGTGGGCGCGTGCGGCCGACGGCACCGCGATCCCGCTCAGCGTGGTCGCCCGGAAGGACGTCCCGGCCGACGGCACCGCGCCCGGGTACCTCTACGGCTACGGCTCCTACGAGGTCTCGATCGACCCGTCGTTCGTGCCCACCCGGCTCTCGCTGCTGGACCGCGGCGTCGTCATCGCGATCGCGCATGTGCGCGGCGGCGGCGAGATGGGCCGCGACTGGTACGAGCACGGGAAGCTGGGCGAGAAGACGAACTCCTTCAGCGACTTCGTCGCCGCCGCCGAGCATCTGGGCGCGACCGGGCTCGTGGACCCCGCACGGCTGGGGGCGGAGGGGCGCAGCGCGGGCGGGCTGCTGATGGGCGCGGTCGTGAACCTGGCCCCGGAGCGGTTCCGGGCGATCATCGCCGGGGTGCCCTTCGTGGACGCGCTCACCACGATCCTGGATCCGTCGCTGCCGCTGACCGTGGGCGAGTGGGAGGAGTGGGGCGATCCGCTGCACGATCCCGAGGTGTACGAGTACATGAAGGGGTACACCCCGTACGAGAACGTGCGCGCGGTCGAGTACCCGGCGATCTTCGCCTCCACCTCGTTGAACGACACCCGCGTGTTCTTCGTGGAGCCGGCGAAGTGGGTGGCGCGCCTGCGCGAGACGGTCACCTCGGACCAGGCGGAGCGGCCGATCGTGTTCCGCTGCGAGATGGTCGCCGGGCACGGCGGGCGCTCGGGCCGCTACCGCAAGTGGGAGCAGCGGGCCGACGAGCTCGCGTGGCTGCTGGACCAGTTGGGCGCGACGGCGCTGCGCTGA
- a CDS encoding Dps family protein, producing MTDLAFTIPGLGAEDSVRLVESLQDRLHAMNDLHLTLKHAHWNVVGSRFIAVHEMLDPQVALVRGYADEVAERIAQLGASPVGTPGRLVAERGWSDYTLGRADTQEHLRALDEVYDGVIASHRKAITLAGELDPITEDMLIGQAGELEKFQWFVRAHLEGPQA from the coding sequence ATGACCGACCTCGCCTTCACGATTCCCGGCCTCGGCGCGGAGGACTCCGTGCGCCTGGTCGAATCCCTGCAGGACCGCCTGCACGCCATGAACGATCTGCACCTCACCCTCAAGCACGCGCACTGGAACGTGGTGGGGTCGCGCTTCATCGCGGTGCACGAGATGCTCGACCCCCAGGTGGCGCTGGTGCGCGGCTACGCCGACGAGGTGGCCGAGCGGATCGCCCAGCTCGGCGCCTCCCCCGTGGGAACCCCGGGCCGGCTGGTCGCCGAGCGCGGCTGGTCGGACTACACGCTGGGCCGGGCCGACACCCAGGAGCACCTGCGCGCGCTCGACGAGGTGTACGACGGCGTCATCGCCTCGCACCGCAAGGCGATCACCCTGGCCGGCGAGCTGGACCCGATCACGGAGGACATGCTCATCGGCCAGGCCGGCGAGCTCGAGAAGTTCCAGTGGTTCGTGCGCGCCCATCTCGAGGGGCCGCAGGCCTGA
- a CDS encoding TetR/AcrR family transcriptional regulator — protein MSTSSDRAPDPRPARTKAAIFAAARDLTIADGEVTVNALAKRAGVSRAAFYSHFSGLDALMAAMLEEMFEAAWARGRVNSEAGYTITQHVQHGYSMMVAYVERHHTFLRGALDWKFSHRTYMILADTLTALHVQALERMPDALPARPDVESLARVLTGAELAQAEHWLVETEQDARAGAALDATGLLETILAAAPSWYTGLGAEEPIDAAGLLESARTYEGPSDAAG, from the coding sequence ATGTCCACCTCGAGTGACCGCGCACCGGACCCCCGCCCGGCACGGACCAAGGCCGCGATCTTCGCTGCCGCCCGTGACCTCACCATCGCCGACGGTGAGGTCACCGTCAACGCGCTCGCCAAGCGGGCCGGCGTGAGCCGTGCCGCGTTCTACAGCCACTTCAGCGGGCTCGACGCCCTCATGGCGGCGATGCTCGAGGAGATGTTCGAGGCCGCCTGGGCGAGGGGTCGGGTGAACTCCGAGGCCGGCTACACGATCACGCAGCACGTGCAGCACGGCTACTCGATGATGGTCGCCTACGTCGAACGCCACCACACCTTCCTGCGCGGCGCGCTGGACTGGAAGTTCTCCCACCGCACGTACATGATCCTCGCCGACACCCTCACGGCCCTGCACGTCCAGGCGCTGGAGCGGATGCCGGACGCCCTCCCGGCCCGCCCGGACGTCGAGTCCCTGGCCCGGGTGCTCACCGGGGCCGAGCTCGCGCAGGCCGAGCACTGGCTGGTGGAGACCGAGCAGGACGCCCGCGCGGGTGCGGCGCTGGACGCCACCGGCCTGCTGGAGACGATCCTCGCCGCCGCCCCGAGCTGGTACACCGGCCTCGGTGCCGAGGAGCCGATCGACGCCGCCGGCCTGCTCGAGTCCGCCCGCACCTACGAGGGGCCCTCGGACGCGGCGGGCTGA
- a CDS encoding sulfurtransferase produces MTVPADPTPALQEYAHPEKLVTTQWLADQLAAGRPEDLVVVESDEDVLLYETGHIPGAVKIDWHLDLNDPVTRDYVDGEGFARLMDASGITRETTVVVYGDKSNWWAAYALWVFELFGHADVRLLDGGRAAWEAEGREMTTSDEGRPAPTTGYPVIAREDAPIRAFREDVLEVLGGPLIDVRSPQEYSGERTHMPDYPQEGTVRGGHIPTARSVPWARAAAEDGRFRSRAELEAIYQQELGFEAAEPAVVYCRIGERSSHTWFVLTYLLGFENVRNYDGSWTEWGNGVRLPIAVGTEPGEVPAR; encoded by the coding sequence ATGACCGTTCCTGCCGATCCCACTCCTGCCCTGCAGGAGTACGCCCACCCCGAGAAGCTGGTGACCACGCAGTGGCTCGCCGATCAGCTCGCCGCCGGCCGCCCCGAGGACCTGGTCGTGGTCGAGTCCGACGAGGACGTGCTGCTGTACGAGACCGGCCACATCCCCGGCGCCGTGAAGATCGACTGGCACCTGGACCTCAACGACCCTGTCACCCGCGACTACGTGGACGGCGAGGGCTTCGCCCGCCTCATGGACGCCTCCGGCATCACCCGTGAGACCACCGTGGTGGTCTACGGTGACAAGTCGAACTGGTGGGCCGCGTACGCGCTGTGGGTGTTCGAGCTGTTCGGCCATGCCGACGTGCGCCTGCTGGACGGCGGCCGCGCCGCCTGGGAGGCCGAGGGCCGGGAGATGACCACCTCCGACGAGGGCCGCCCCGCCCCCACCACGGGCTATCCCGTGATCGCCCGCGAGGACGCCCCGATCCGGGCGTTCCGCGAGGACGTGCTGGAGGTGCTGGGCGGGCCGCTGATCGACGTGCGCTCCCCGCAGGAGTACTCCGGCGAGCGCACCCACATGCCGGACTACCCGCAGGAGGGCACCGTGCGCGGCGGGCACATCCCCACCGCCCGCTCCGTGCCGTGGGCCCGCGCCGCCGCGGAGGACGGCCGCTTCCGCTCCCGCGCCGAGCTGGAGGCCATCTACCAGCAGGAGCTGGGCTTCGAGGCCGCTGAGCCGGCGGTGGTGTACTGCCGCATCGGCGAGCGCTCCTCGCACACCTGGTTCGTGCTCACCTACCTGCTGGGCTTCGAGAACGTGCGCAACTACGACGGCTCGTGGACCGAGTGGGGCAACGGGGTGCGCCTGCCGATCGCGGTGGGCACCGAGCCGGGCGAGGTCCCGGCCCGATGA